The Columba livia isolate bColLiv1 breed racing homer chromosome 13, bColLiv1.pat.W.v2, whole genome shotgun sequence genome has a segment encoding these proteins:
- the CMIP gene encoding C-Maf-inducing protein isoform X3: MESTVQLLNPTGYMENSISYSAIEDVQLLSWENAPKYCLQLTIPGGTVLLQAANSYLRDQWFHSLQWKKKIYKYKKVLSNPSRWDVVLKEIRTLVDMALTSPLQDDSIHQAPLEIVSKLLSENNNLTTQDHESIIVAIAPLLENNHPPPDLCEFFCKHCRERPRSMVVIEVFTPVVQRILKHNMDFGKCPRLRLFTQEYILALNELNAGMEVVKKFIHSMHGPTGQCPHPRVLPNLVAVCLAAIYSCYEEFINSRDNSPSLKEIRNGCQQQCDRKPNLPLRLLHTSPDLVSQEATLTESRLKPVIVTSNEIHVEVERNNTANQKMTANVGNDSEPNLIDCLMVSPTCSTMSIELSAQADRILGCYVEILKMLSDYDDWRPALASLLQPIPFPKEALAHEKFTKELKYVIQRFAEDPRQEVHSCLLSVRAGKDGWFQLYSPGGVACDDDGELFASMVHILMGSCYKTKKFLLSLAENKLGPCMLLALRGNQTMVEILCLMLEYNIIDNNDTQLQIISTLESTDMGKRMYEQLCDRQRELKELQRKGGPTRLTLPSKSTDADLARLLSSGSFGNLENLSLAFTNVTSACAEHLIKLPSLKQLNLWSTQFGDAGLRLLSEHLTMLQVLNLCETPVTDAGLLALSSMKSLCSLNMNSTKLSADTYEDLKAKLPNLKEVDVRYTEAW; this comes from the exons aaaaagaTTTACAAGTACAAGAAGGTGCTCAGTAACCCCAGCCGCTGGGACGTGGTGTTGAAGGAGATCCGGACGCTGGTGGACATGGCGCTGACGTCCCCGCTTCAGGATGACTCTATTCATCAAGCACCACTGGAGATTGTCTCCAAACTGCTCTCCGAG AACAACAACTTAACCACTCAAGACCATGAGAGCATTATTGTG gcAATTGCACCTTTGCTGGAAAACAACCATCCTCCTCCTGACCTCTGTGAATTCTTCTGCAAG CACTGCCGAGAGCGCCCGCGGTCCATGGTTGTGATCGAAGTGTTCACACCGGTGGTACAGAGGATCCTCAAACACAACATG GATTTTGGGAAGTGCCCTCGGTTGCGGCTGTTTACTCAGGAGTATATTCTGGCTTTGAATGAGCTGAATGCTGGAATGGAGGTGGTGAAGAAGTTTATTCATAG catgcATGGTCCAACTGGACAGTGCCCCCATCCCAGGGTCCTGCCAAACCTTGTAGCTGTTTGCTTAGCAGCCATTTATTCGTGTTATGAGGAATTTATCAACAG tcgAGACAATTCACCAAGCCTGAAGGAAATTCGGAATGGCTGCCAGCAGCAATGTGACCGAAAGCCTAATCTCCCCCTCCGCCTTCTGCACACAAGTCCTGACCTGGTCTCTCAAGAGGCCACTTTGACTGAATCCCGTCTCAAACCAGTTATTGTCACTTCCAATGAGATCCACGTGGAAGTGGAGCGCAACAACACAGCTAATCAGAAGATGACGGCCAACGTTGGCAATGACAGCGAGCCCAACCTGATTGACTGCTTGATGGTCAGTCCTACCTGCAGCACCATGAGCATTGAGCTGAGCGCCCAGGCAGACAGGATCCTTGGCTGTTATGTTGAAATACTCAAGATGCT GTCAGACTATGATGACTGGAGACCAGCCCTGGCCAGCTTGCTTCAACCTATCCCATTTCCCAAGGA GGCTCTTGCACATGAGAAGTTCACAAA gGAGCTGAAATACGTAATTCAGAGATTTGCAGAAGACCCGAGGCAAGAA GTCCACTCCTGTTTGCTGAGCGTGCGGGCTGGCAAAGACGGCTGGTTCCAGCTCTACAGCCCCGGAGGGGTGGCGTGTGATGACGATGGAGAGCTGTTTGCCAGTATG GTTCATATTTTAATGGGATCCTGCTATAAAACAAAGAAGTTCCTGCTTTCACTGGCCGAAAATAAATTAGGACCTTGCATGCTACTGGCTTTGAGGGGTAACCAGACGATGGTGGAG ATTTTGTGTTTGATGCTGGAATACAACATCATCGATAATAACGACACCCAGCTCCAGATCATCTCTACCCTGGAAAGCACAGACATGGGAAAGAGAATGTATGAACAGCTGTGTGACAGGCAGAGGGAGTTAAAAGAGCTG CAAAGGAAAGGTGGTCCCACAAGGTTAACGCTGCCCTCCAAATCCACG GATGCGGACCTGGCCCGCTTGCTAAGCTCGGGATCTTTTGGAAATTTGGAAAACCTCAGCCTGGCCTTTACCAACGTGACAAGTGCTTGTGCTGAGCACCTCATTAAACTGCCTTCACTCAAGCAGCTCAACCTGTGGTCAACTCAG TTCGGAGACGCCGGGTTGCGGCTTCTGTCCGAACACCTCACGATGCTGCAAGTGCTCAACCTGTGCGAGACGCCCGTCACGGATGCGGGACTGCTGGCGCTTAGTT ccATGAAGAGCCTGTGTAGTTTAAATATGAACAGCACCAAACTTTCAGCCGATACCTACGAAGATCTCAAG GCGAAACTCCCCAATCTGAAAGAAGTGGACGTCCGCTACACCGAAGCCTGGTGA